From the Streptomyces syringium genome, one window contains:
- a CDS encoding ABC transporter permease, whose amino-acid sequence MHNAPGQRAPGGFAGAVASEWTKLWSVRASGLCLLVGLVVSGVFTYYYASIARINEHPVQPVGNAAAASAVVTQFAFVVLATVVVTSEYSTGTVRASLLWVPRRHRVQAAKALVTGLVAFLGGAVYAVLGTAVAWGAFDGRASFEASTTLRQVLSVGVYQALVAVLTVGVAFATRHPAGALSILVTLLWALPSVLLGLGSDTLAAVNDVLPYGAGDHVMRVGGSAPFSSATAVLIVAAWTAAAHGAGLYVLRRRDA is encoded by the coding sequence GTGCACAACGCTCCCGGACAGCGCGCGCCTGGCGGCTTCGCCGGGGCGGTCGCCTCCGAGTGGACGAAGCTCTGGTCGGTGCGGGCCTCCGGCCTCTGTCTTCTGGTGGGCCTCGTGGTCTCCGGTGTGTTCACGTACTACTACGCGTCGATCGCCCGCATCAACGAACACCCGGTCCAGCCCGTCGGGAACGCGGCGGCCGCCTCCGCCGTCGTCACCCAGTTCGCCTTCGTGGTCCTGGCCACCGTCGTGGTGACCTCCGAGTACTCGACGGGGACCGTGCGGGCCTCCCTGCTGTGGGTGCCCCGGCGACACCGGGTCCAGGCGGCGAAGGCCCTGGTGACGGGCCTGGTCGCGTTCCTCGGCGGTGCCGTGTACGCCGTGCTGGGCACGGCCGTTGCCTGGGGGGCGTTCGACGGCCGGGCCTCGTTCGAGGCGAGCACAACGCTCCGGCAGGTACTCTCCGTCGGGGTCTACCAGGCGCTTGTCGCCGTCCTCACCGTCGGCGTGGCTTTCGCCACGCGGCACCCGGCCGGCGCACTGTCGATCCTCGTCACGCTGCTGTGGGCGCTGCCGAGCGTGCTCCTGGGCCTCGGCAGCGACACGCTCGCGGCCGTGAACGACGTCCTGCCGTACGGAGCGGGCGACCACGTCATGCGCGTCGGCGGCAGCGCCCCGTTCTCCTCGGCGACGGCCGTCCTCATCGTGGCCGCGTGGACCGCGGCAGCACACGGGGCAGGCCTGTACGTGCTGCGCCGCAGGGACGCCTGA
- a CDS encoding cobalt-precorrin-5B (C(1))-methyltransferase — protein sequence MTDVKAEPTPSGRGAQLAHTGLRHGWTTGACATAATTAAYTALLTGDFPDPVTITLPKGQTPAFALAAEELRDGGRTAMAAIVKDAGDDPDVTHGALIRVTVRALPPGSGVVFRAGPGVGTVTRPGLPLAVGEPAVNPVPRQMMRDHVAEVAARHGGAGDVEIEVSVDHGEEIARSTWNPRLGILGGISILGTTGIVVPYSCSAWIDSIRRGVDVARAAGRTHVAGCTGSTSEKVAVAVHGLPEDALLDMGDFAGAVLKYVRRHPVDRLTVAGGFAKLSKLAAGHLDLHSARSQVDKGFLGELARLGGADAELTAAVAAANTGLEALTLCAARGVPLGDLVARAARDEALAVLRGAPVSVDVICIDRAGTIVGRAEPRGPAGR from the coding sequence GTGACTGACGTCAAGGCCGAACCCACCCCGAGCGGGCGCGGTGCGCAGCTCGCGCACACCGGGCTCCGGCACGGCTGGACCACCGGCGCCTGCGCGACGGCGGCGACCACCGCCGCGTACACCGCGCTGCTCACCGGCGACTTCCCCGACCCCGTGACGATCACCCTGCCGAAGGGGCAGACCCCCGCCTTCGCGCTTGCCGCCGAGGAGCTGCGCGACGGCGGCCGGACGGCCATGGCGGCGATCGTCAAGGACGCGGGCGACGACCCGGACGTCACGCACGGGGCGTTGATCCGGGTCACGGTCCGGGCGCTGCCGCCCGGCTCCGGGGTCGTCTTCCGGGCGGGCCCCGGGGTGGGCACGGTCACCCGGCCGGGGCTGCCGCTGGCCGTCGGCGAACCGGCGGTCAACCCCGTCCCCCGACAGATGATGCGCGATCACGTGGCCGAGGTCGCCGCCCGGCACGGGGGCGCCGGGGACGTAGAGATCGAGGTGTCGGTCGATCACGGCGAGGAGATCGCCCGCTCCACCTGGAACCCGCGCCTGGGGATCCTGGGCGGCATCTCCATCCTCGGCACCACGGGCATCGTCGTCCCCTACTCCTGCTCGGCCTGGATCGACAGCATCCGGCGCGGTGTGGACGTGGCCCGCGCGGCGGGGCGCACGCATGTGGCGGGCTGTACGGGCTCGACGTCGGAGAAGGTCGCGGTCGCCGTGCACGGGCTGCCCGAGGACGCCCTGCTGGACATGGGCGACTTCGCGGGGGCGGTCCTGAAGTACGTCCGCCGTCACCCGGTCGACCGCCTCACCGTCGCGGGCGGCTTCGCGAAACTGTCCAAGCTCGCCGCGGGCCATCTCGATCTGCACTCGGCCCGCTCGCAGGTGGACAAGGGCTTCCTCGGCGAGCTGGCCCGCCTGGGCGGCGCGGACGCGGAGCTGACCGCCGCGGTCGCCGCCGCCAACACCGGTCTGGAGGCCCTGACCCTGTGCGCGGCCCGCGGTGTCCCCCTCGGCGACCTCGTCGCCCGGGCCGCCCGCGACGAGGCCCTGGCGGTGCTGCGCGGGGCGCCCGTCTCGGTCGACGTCATCTGCATCGACCGCGCGGGCACGATCGTCGGCCGGGCGGAGCCGCGCGGTCCGGCCGGGCGCTGA
- a CDS encoding sensor histidine kinase, whose translation MRRPRTPPTRYVLADGALWAVLAAATGFGFRDAGGAASPVLDLLLPLVVLAVAVPLSHGRPGAAVLMVNGLCALGLADSATPANAHVLSLAALSFLLGVRIARVPGPLVVLAACLGVDVAACAVLRVPAVWWFYTLALLPAALLLPWLAGRHWRGRRELVREGWRLAQSLEERQHLVAERARLTERADIAADMHDSLGHVLSLVALRAGALELSPDLTDRDRADLAELRGTIADAVEQLRETVAVLHEPREPAAGVGIGAGADASSPSAKDTVADLIGRAAASGVPVRWEQRGAIPVLPPLVERGMYRVVQEALTNAVKHAPGSAVSVGIDHEGDRTRVSVVNAAAPRNGRTRAGNQAPDAGGRGLTGLRERITVLGGTLRTGPHQGGFRVTAVLPHQAPARPATRATAPGTGGHIDRGASPESTERLAAVRRAARRRAVAAFAAPVTAAAFFVPAAVCLAWQLTTGVLPPSRFDALEPGRSRAELGPLLPARTFPYPPDHVRAAARPPGTDCGFYRSGRDLLDEVDLYRLCWSDDVLVSKDTLEANPR comes from the coding sequence ATGCGGCGCCCGCGCACCCCCCCGACCAGGTACGTTCTCGCCGACGGTGCACTGTGGGCCGTGCTCGCCGCCGCCACCGGCTTCGGGTTCCGGGACGCGGGCGGGGCCGCCTCGCCGGTGCTGGACCTGTTGCTCCCCCTGGTTGTGCTGGCCGTGGCGGTACCGCTGTCGCACGGCCGGCCGGGGGCCGCGGTGCTCATGGTCAACGGGCTGTGCGCACTGGGCCTGGCCGACTCCGCGACCCCCGCCAACGCCCACGTCCTGTCGTTGGCCGCGCTGAGCTTTCTGCTCGGTGTCCGCATCGCCCGGGTCCCGGGCCCGCTGGTGGTGCTCGCGGCGTGCCTCGGGGTCGATGTCGCGGCCTGCGCCGTGCTGAGGGTGCCGGCCGTGTGGTGGTTCTACACCCTGGCCCTGCTGCCCGCCGCCCTCCTGCTGCCGTGGCTGGCAGGGCGCCACTGGCGGGGCCGGCGTGAACTCGTGCGGGAGGGATGGAGGCTGGCGCAGAGCCTGGAGGAGCGCCAGCACCTCGTGGCGGAGCGGGCCCGGCTGACCGAACGCGCGGACATCGCGGCCGACATGCACGACTCGCTCGGCCACGTCCTCAGCCTGGTCGCCCTGCGCGCCGGCGCCCTGGAACTCTCACCCGACCTCACCGACCGCGACCGTGCCGACCTCGCGGAACTGCGCGGGACGATCGCGGACGCCGTCGAGCAACTACGGGAGACCGTGGCCGTCCTGCACGAACCACGGGAACCGGCGGCCGGGGTGGGGATCGGGGCGGGGGCCGACGCGAGCAGCCCGTCCGCCAAGGACACCGTCGCGGACCTCATCGGCCGGGCGGCCGCCTCCGGAGTGCCCGTGCGCTGGGAACAGCGTGGAGCGATACCCGTGCTCCCGCCACTGGTCGAACGCGGCATGTACCGGGTGGTGCAGGAAGCCCTCACCAACGCCGTGAAGCACGCCCCCGGCAGCGCGGTCAGCGTGGGGATCGACCATGAGGGCGACCGCACCCGCGTCAGCGTCGTGAACGCCGCCGCGCCGAGGAACGGGCGGACCAGGGCCGGGAACCAGGCTCCCGACGCCGGCGGCCGGGGGCTGACAGGGCTTCGGGAACGCATCACGGTCCTCGGCGGCACCTTGCGGACCGGTCCGCACCAGGGCGGCTTCCGTGTCACCGCCGTCCTCCCCCACCAGGCCCCGGCACGCCCCGCGACGCGGGCAACCGCCCCCGGGACAGGCGGGCACATCGACCGCGGCGCCTCCCCCGAATCCACCGAACGGCTGGCCGCGGTGCGGCGCGCCGCGCGGCGCCGCGCCGTTGCCGCCTTCGCGGCGCCGGTCACCGCAGCGGCGTTCTTCGTTCCGGCCGCCGTCTGTCTGGCCTGGCAGCTGACGACGGGCGTGCTGCCGCCGTCTCGGTTCGACGCGTTGGAGCCGGGGCGGTCCCGCGCCGAACTCGGCCCTCTGCTCCCGGCCCGCACCTTTCCGTATCCGCCCGACCACGTCCGTGCCGCGGCCCGGCCGCCGGGCACCGACTGCGGCTTCTACCGCTCCGGCCGCGACCTGCTGGACGAGGTCGACCTCTACCGCCTCTGCTGGTCCGACGACGTTCTGGTGTCCAAGGACACCCTGGAGGCGAACCCACGCTGA
- a CDS encoding ATP-binding cassette domain-containing protein, translating to MISLRGLTKRYGGTLAVDDMTCDIRAGRVTGFLGPNGAGKSTTMRMILGLDHPTRGRALIGGRPYADLRRPLRAVGAVLDARAVHPARSGRAHLLAQARSNGIPVRRVDEVLETVGLAKAARRPAGTYSLGMSGRLGVAGALLGDPPVLVLDEPVNGLDPDGVRWIRRLVRDQAAEGRTVFLSSHLMSEMQLTADHLVVIGRGRLLSDTSMTEFLAAASPASARATVPDAQERSALVRCLTTTDGVSVETSASGELAVGGMTAAGIGDLAHRCGVRLHALSDVRVSLEQAYMDLTARSVEYATGSAERGGRQ from the coding sequence GTGATCAGCCTCCGAGGACTGACCAAACGCTACGGCGGCACCCTCGCCGTGGACGACATGACCTGCGACATCCGGGCCGGCCGGGTGACCGGCTTCCTCGGCCCCAACGGCGCCGGGAAGTCGACCACGATGCGCATGATCCTGGGTCTCGACCACCCCACGCGCGGGCGGGCCCTGATCGGCGGCCGCCCGTATGCGGACCTGCGCCGTCCCCTGCGGGCGGTGGGAGCGGTGCTGGACGCCCGGGCCGTTCATCCGGCGCGTTCCGGCCGCGCGCACCTGCTCGCCCAGGCCCGGTCCAACGGCATTCCCGTACGGCGGGTGGACGAGGTGCTGGAGACCGTGGGCCTGGCCAAGGCGGCCCGCAGACCGGCAGGCACGTACTCGCTGGGCATGAGCGGACGGCTGGGCGTGGCGGGAGCCCTGCTCGGTGATCCACCCGTGCTGGTCCTGGACGAACCGGTCAACGGCCTCGACCCCGACGGTGTGCGGTGGATCCGCCGGCTCGTACGCGACCAGGCGGCGGAAGGGCGCACCGTGTTCCTCTCCAGCCATCTGATGAGCGAGATGCAGTTGACCGCCGATCACCTCGTCGTCATCGGGCGGGGGCGGCTGCTGAGCGACACGTCCATGACGGAGTTCCTGGCCGCCGCGTCGCCCGCCTCGGCACGGGCCACGGTGCCCGACGCACAGGAGCGGTCCGCGCTGGTCCGTTGTCTGACGACGACCGACGGGGTGAGCGTCGAGACGTCCGCGTCGGGAGAACTCGCCGTGGGCGGCATGACCGCGGCCGGGATCGGCGATCTCGCCCATCGCTGCGGCGTACGGCTGCACGCGCTGAGCGACGTACGGGTGTCGCTGGAGCAGGCGTACATGGACCTGACCGCGCGGAGCGTCGAGTACGCGACGGGCTCCGCTGAACGAGGGGGACGGCAGTGA
- a CDS encoding SOS response-associated peptidase → MCGRYVSTRSPQDLAGLFQVEGWNPEQLVEPSWNVAPTDDVWAVLERADRTSGALERQLRALRWGLVPSWAKSPDTGAKMINARVETVHEKPAYRRAFAKRRCLLPADGFYEWQTVPATGTAKARKQPYFISPTDGQVMAMAGLYEFWRDPAVADDEDPAAWWTTCTVITTEATDTAGRIHPRMPLAISPADYEAWLDPAHQDPDDLRALLDTPAHGDLDVRAVTTAVNNVRNNGPQLLDDAPEADTGA, encoded by the coding sequence ATGTGTGGTCGATACGTCTCCACCCGCAGCCCCCAGGATCTGGCCGGTCTGTTCCAGGTCGAGGGCTGGAATCCGGAGCAGCTCGTGGAGCCGAGCTGGAACGTCGCTCCGACCGACGACGTGTGGGCGGTGCTGGAACGCGCCGACCGCACGAGCGGTGCGCTGGAGCGACAGCTGCGGGCGTTGCGCTGGGGTTTGGTGCCGTCCTGGGCGAAGAGCCCGGACACCGGGGCGAAGATGATCAATGCGCGGGTGGAGACGGTGCACGAGAAGCCGGCCTACCGTCGTGCGTTCGCCAAGCGCCGCTGCCTGCTCCCCGCGGACGGCTTCTACGAATGGCAGACCGTCCCGGCGACCGGGACGGCGAAGGCCAGGAAGCAGCCGTACTTCATCAGCCCCACGGACGGGCAGGTGATGGCGATGGCGGGGCTGTACGAGTTCTGGCGCGACCCCGCGGTGGCCGATGACGAGGACCCGGCGGCTTGGTGGACCACCTGCACCGTCATCACCACCGAAGCCACCGACACCGCCGGCCGCATCCACCCCCGCATGCCCCTGGCCATCTCCCCGGCGGACTACGAAGCCTGGCTCGACCCCGCACACCAGGACCCCGACGACCTGCGCGCCCTCCTCGACACCCCCGCCCACGGCGACCTCGACGTCCGCGCGGTGACCACCGCGGTGAACAACGTCCGCAACAACGGCCCCCAGCTCCTGGACGACGCCCCCGAAGCGGACACCGGCGCCTGA
- a CDS encoding cobalt-precorrin-6A reductase, which translates to MHRPRHVLILGGTTEARRLAAELAADPALRVTSSLAGRVAAPRLPAGQVRIGGFGGPEGLARWLREQQVDALIDATHPFAGTISCNAARAAADVHVPLLALRRPGWVAEPGDDWHPVGSLAEAADAIPALGKRAFLTTGRMGLAAFAHLEDMWFLVRSVDAPQPPVPARTEVLLARGPFTVEGEAELLRRHGIDVLVTKDSGAAATAAKLVAARQAGIPVVIVRRPPAPEGVPVAPDPAEAVEWVRATMQGGRA; encoded by the coding sequence GTGCACAGGCCACGCCACGTCCTGATCCTCGGCGGCACCACCGAGGCGCGACGGCTCGCGGCCGAGCTGGCGGCCGATCCCGCGCTGCGCGTCACCAGCTCGCTGGCGGGGCGCGTCGCCGCACCGCGACTGCCCGCCGGGCAGGTGCGGATCGGTGGGTTCGGGGGGCCCGAGGGCCTGGCCCGGTGGCTGCGCGAGCAGCAGGTGGACGCGCTCATCGACGCCACCCATCCTTTCGCCGGCACGATCAGTTGCAACGCGGCACGGGCTGCCGCGGACGTCCATGTTCCCCTGCTGGCCCTCCGCCGTCCCGGCTGGGTCGCGGAGCCGGGCGACGACTGGCACCCGGTCGGCTCGCTGGCCGAGGCGGCGGACGCGATCCCTGCGCTCGGGAAGCGGGCGTTCCTGACCACCGGGAGGATGGGCCTCGCGGCCTTTGCCCACCTGGAGGATATGTGGTTCCTCGTCCGCTCCGTGGACGCCCCGCAACCGCCGGTGCCGGCCCGCACGGAGGTGCTGCTGGCCCGGGGCCCCTTCACGGTGGAGGGCGAGGCGGAGCTGTTGCGCCGCCACGGCATCGACGTCCTGGTCACGAAGGACAGCGGGGCGGCGGCGACGGCCGCGAAGCTCGTCGCCGCCCGGCAGGCGGGCATCCCCGTGGTGATCGTCCGCCGGCCCCCGGCGCCGGAGGGGGTGCCCGTCGCGCCGGACCCGGCGGAGGCGGTGGAATGGGTGCGGGCGACCATGCAGGGCGGGCGGGCTTGA
- a CDS encoding SDR family oxidoreductase has protein sequence MNGKAVLVTGGSRGIGAAIALAMAEAGADVAITYTADEAAAKEVVRRVEAIGRRGVAVRADAGDAGDAAGAVDWAAQTLGRLDVLVNNAGVGVLGPLAGLTLADVDRVLAVNVRGAFLASQAAASHMGQGGRIITIGTCMTQRVPGPGGTLYAMSKSALTGLTKALARELGERGITANIVHPGPVDTDMNPADGPHAAPQAAMTALGRFGRPEEVAATVAFLAGDGAAYITGSEFSVDGGHAA, from the coding sequence ATGAACGGCAAGGCGGTTCTGGTGACGGGTGGCAGCCGGGGCATCGGCGCGGCGATCGCACTGGCCATGGCCGAGGCGGGAGCCGATGTGGCCATCACCTACACGGCCGACGAGGCAGCGGCCAAGGAAGTGGTCCGAAGGGTCGAGGCGATCGGCCGCCGAGGCGTCGCCGTCCGGGCCGACGCGGGCGACGCCGGTGACGCGGCGGGCGCCGTGGACTGGGCGGCACAGACACTCGGCCGGCTCGACGTGCTGGTCAACAACGCGGGCGTGGGTGTCCTGGGTCCGCTCGCCGGGTTGACGCTGGCCGACGTCGACCGGGTGCTCGCGGTCAACGTACGGGGTGCCTTCCTCGCCTCGCAGGCCGCAGCGAGCCACATGGGCCAGGGAGGCCGGATCATCACCATCGGCACCTGCATGACCCAGCGGGTACCCGGCCCCGGCGGAACGCTCTACGCGATGAGCAAGTCGGCTCTGACCGGGCTCACCAAGGCCCTCGCCCGGGAGCTCGGCGAACGGGGCATCACCGCCAACATCGTCCACCCGGGGCCGGTTGACACCGACATGAACCCGGCCGACGGACCCCACGCGGCCCCCCAGGCCGCGATGACGGCCCTCGGCAGGTTCGGCCGTCCGGAGGAGGTCGCGGCCACGGTCGCCTTCCTCGCCGGAGACGGGGCCGCCTACATCACCGGATCCGAGTTCTCCGTCGACGGCGGGCACGCCGCCTGA
- a CDS encoding precorrin-2 C(20)-methyltransferase, with the protein MNEQPSTTGRLYGVGLGPGDPSLMTVRAVEVITAADVVAYHSARHGRSIARTIAERHLRPDHIEEQLVYPVTTETTDHPGGYRGAMEEFYEEAAARLAVHLDAGRTVAVLAEGDPLFYSSYMHMHKRLAHRYPTEVIPGVTSVSAAAARLGEPLVEGEEVLTILPGTLPEEELTARLASTDSAVVMKLGRTFPAVRGALESAGRLADARYVERATMPGERTGLLADVGPASVPYFSVAVLPSRVDAAPAASGRGEVVVVGLGPAGPLWLTPEARGELAAAEDIVGYSTYVDRVPVRPGQRRHPSDNKVESERAEFALDLARQGRRVAVVSSGDPGVFAMATAVLEVASEDPYREVPVRVLPGMTAAHAAASRAGAPLGHDYAVVSLSDRLKPWEVIAERLRSAAAADLVLALYNPGSRSRVWQVGKARDLLLEHRPADTPVVLGRDVGGPEESVRIVRLGELDPEQVDMRTILIVGSTQTRTVRRGPDGGEEIVWTPRRYPEG; encoded by the coding sequence GTGAACGAGCAGCCTTCGACGACGGGCCGACTGTACGGAGTGGGCCTCGGCCCCGGCGATCCGTCGCTGATGACCGTGCGGGCCGTCGAGGTCATCACCGCGGCCGACGTCGTCGCGTACCACAGCGCCCGGCACGGCCGCAGCATCGCGCGCACCATCGCCGAACGCCATCTGCGCCCCGACCACATCGAGGAGCAGCTGGTCTACCCCGTCACCACGGAGACCACCGACCACCCCGGTGGCTACCGGGGCGCGATGGAGGAGTTCTACGAGGAGGCCGCGGCGCGGCTGGCCGTCCACCTGGACGCCGGGCGCACGGTCGCGGTGCTCGCGGAGGGCGACCCGCTCTTCTACAGCTCGTACATGCACATGCACAAGCGGCTCGCCCACCGCTACCCGACGGAGGTGATCCCCGGGGTCACGTCCGTCAGCGCGGCGGCGGCCCGGCTGGGTGAGCCGCTGGTGGAGGGCGAGGAGGTCCTGACGATCCTGCCGGGCACGCTGCCCGAGGAGGAGCTGACGGCCCGCCTGGCCTCGACCGACTCGGCCGTGGTGATGAAGCTCGGCCGGACGTTCCCCGCCGTGCGGGGCGCGCTGGAGAGCGCGGGCCGGCTCGCGGACGCGCGGTACGTCGAGCGCGCCACGATGCCCGGGGAGCGTACGGGCCTGCTGGCCGACGTGGGCCCGGCGTCGGTGCCGTACTTCTCGGTGGCGGTGCTGCCGAGCCGCGTCGACGCGGCTCCGGCCGCCTCGGGCCGGGGCGAGGTCGTGGTCGTCGGGCTCGGCCCGGCCGGCCCGCTGTGGCTGACGCCGGAGGCGCGCGGCGAGCTGGCGGCAGCCGAGGACATCGTCGGCTACAGCACGTACGTGGACCGGGTGCCCGTCCGGCCGGGCCAGCGACGGCACCCGTCCGACAACAAGGTGGAGTCCGAGCGTGCCGAGTTCGCGCTCGACCTCGCCCGGCAGGGGCGGCGGGTCGCCGTCGTCTCCTCCGGCGACCCGGGCGTCTTCGCGATGGCGACGGCCGTCCTGGAGGTCGCCTCCGAGGACCCGTACCGCGAGGTGCCCGTGCGGGTGCTGCCCGGCATGACGGCGGCCCACGCCGCCGCCTCACGGGCGGGCGCGCCGCTCGGCCACGACTACGCGGTCGTGTCGCTGTCCGACCGGCTCAAGCCGTGGGAGGTCATCGCCGAGCGACTGCGGTCGGCCGCGGCGGCGGACCTGGTCCTCGCCCTGTACAACCCCGGCTCCCGCAGCCGCGTCTGGCAGGTCGGCAAGGCCCGCGACCTCCTCCTGGAACACCGCCCGGCGGACACCCCGGTCGTCCTGGGCCGGGACGTGGGCGGTCCGGAGGAGAGCGTACGGATCGTCCGGCTCGGCGAACTGGACCCGGAACAGGTCGACATGCGCACGATCCTCATCGTGGGCTCCACCCAGACCCGCACGGTACGGCGTGGTCCCGACGGCGGCGAGGAGATCGTCTGGACGCCCCGGCGGTATCCGGAGGGGTAG
- a CDS encoding cupin domain-containing protein, translating to METGTGNETGLIVRSEEAEYVALPHGGGFRLLADAGDTGGALGANRLALGEGADGARPHYHALSTELFYVLDGRVDFLVGDERTSVGKGGMVVVPPKVAHAFGAAAGCTAELLAVLTPGVDRFGYFRALGRIQHGLESFDSLLPEQVRYDVHFLDGTAWRSARPG from the coding sequence ATGGAGACTGGGACTGGGAACGAGACCGGGCTGATCGTGCGGTCCGAGGAAGCCGAGTACGTAGCGCTGCCGCACGGCGGAGGCTTCCGGCTGCTGGCCGACGCCGGCGACACCGGTGGGGCGCTGGGTGCCAACCGCCTGGCTCTCGGTGAGGGCGCCGACGGCGCGCGGCCGCACTACCACGCGCTGTCGACGGAGCTCTTCTACGTCCTCGACGGGAGGGTGGATTTCCTTGTCGGCGATGAGAGGACGTCGGTGGGGAAGGGCGGCATGGTCGTCGTGCCGCCAAAGGTGGCGCATGCCTTCGGTGCCGCTGCCGGCTGCACCGCCGAGCTGCTGGCGGTCCTGACGCCGGGTGTCGACCGCTTCGGATACTTCCGGGCGCTGGGCCGTATCCAGCACGGCCTGGAGTCCTTCGACAGCCTGCTGCCCGAACAGGTCCGCTACGATGTGCACTTCCTCGATGGGACAGCCTGGCGTTCCGCCCGGCCCGGGTAG
- a CDS encoding response regulator — protein MEDTTPSGRPVRVLVADDEAMVRAGIRAILARDPHVEVVAEAGDGHEALALTRRHRPDVVLLDIQMPGLDGLTAVARLRREPTTAGVIMLTTFGLDEYITRALEEGADGFLLKADDPRELLNGVRAVGAGGAYLSPRVAARVIAGIRAHRSAHPHRSLDRLTQRERDVLAGLAAGLSNAEIATRLHLVEGTVKAHVSAVLTKLGARNRVEAAIAAHEAGLAG, from the coding sequence ATGGAAGACACGACACCGAGCGGTCGGCCGGTCCGGGTCCTGGTGGCCGACGACGAGGCGATGGTCCGGGCAGGCATACGTGCCATCCTGGCCCGCGATCCGCACGTCGAGGTGGTCGCCGAGGCGGGCGACGGGCACGAGGCCCTCGCGCTCACCCGCCGGCACCGGCCGGACGTCGTCCTGCTGGACATCCAGATGCCCGGACTCGACGGGCTGACGGCGGTGGCACGACTCCGTCGGGAACCGACCACTGCCGGTGTGATCATGCTGACGACCTTCGGCCTGGACGAGTACATCACCCGGGCACTCGAGGAAGGCGCGGACGGCTTCCTGCTGAAGGCGGACGACCCGCGAGAACTCCTCAACGGGGTGAGGGCCGTCGGCGCCGGCGGGGCCTACCTGTCCCCACGGGTCGCCGCCCGGGTCATCGCCGGCATCCGCGCCCACCGATCGGCACACCCCCACCGCTCCCTGGACCGACTGACGCAACGGGAACGCGACGTCCTGGCCGGACTCGCCGCGGGACTGTCCAACGCGGAGATAGCGACCCGGCTGCACCTCGTCGAGGGCACGGTGAAGGCACACGTCAGCGCTGTCCTGACGAAACTGGGCGCCCGCAACCGAGTGGAGGCGGCCATCGCCGCCCACGAGGCCGGCCTGGCCGGGTAG
- a CDS encoding precorrin-8X methylmutase produces MFEYEKDGASIYRQSFATIRAEADLGGLPPDVSQVAVRMIHACGMVDLVRDLAYSPQVVARAREALRAGAPILCDANMVASGVTRKRLPADNEVLCTLADPSVPELARRMGTTRSAAALELWREKLDGAVVAVGNAPTALFRLLEMLAEGGAGGAAAPRPAAVIGIPVGFIGAAESKDALADSPLGLDYLVVRGRRGGSAMAAAAINAIASEEE; encoded by the coding sequence GTGTTCGAGTACGAGAAGGACGGCGCGTCCATCTACCGCCAGTCCTTTGCCACCATCAGGGCCGAGGCCGACCTCGGCGGACTGCCGCCGGACGTCAGCCAGGTCGCGGTGCGCATGATCCACGCCTGCGGGATGGTCGATCTCGTACGGGACCTCGCGTACTCCCCCCAGGTGGTGGCGCGGGCCCGCGAGGCGCTGCGCGCCGGGGCGCCGATCCTGTGCGACGCGAACATGGTCGCCAGCGGGGTGACCCGCAAGCGGCTGCCCGCGGACAACGAGGTGCTGTGCACCCTCGCCGACCCGTCGGTGCCGGAGCTGGCACGGCGGATGGGCACGACCCGCAGCGCGGCGGCCCTGGAGCTGTGGCGCGAGAAGCTCGACGGCGCGGTCGTCGCGGTCGGCAACGCGCCGACGGCGCTGTTCCGTCTGCTGGAGATGCTCGCAGAAGGAGGGGCAGGCGGGGCGGCGGCGCCGCGTCCGGCCGCGGTCATCGGCATACCGGTGGGCTTCATCGGTGCCGCCGAGTCCAAGGACGCCCTGGCCGACAGCCCGCTGGGGCTCGACTATCTGGTGGTGCGGGGCCGTCGCGGCGGCAGCGCCATGGCAGCGGCGGCGATCAACGCGATAGCGAGCGAGGAAGAGTGA